The Quatrionicoccus australiensis nucleotide sequence GAGCTTGATGCGGCCAACCGCAACCTTTCCTTCGAGCGCGAGTTCGGGCGTCTGATGGGCATTCTCGATTTCATGGCCAAGGTCGTTGCCGACCGCAATGGCCGCAATTTTTCCCGGCTGACCCAGACGGTGGTCGGCACGATCTTTTTACCGGTGAGTTTTTTGAAATGAAGAATATCGTCATCCTGATTTCCGGCCGCGGCAGCAACATGGAAGCCCTGATCGCCGCCCGCGATGCCGGCAATCTGCCGGTCAACATCGCAGCCGTGATCAGCAACCGGCCGGATGCCCAGGGGCTGGAGACGGCGAAAAAAGCCGGTATCGCCACGCACTATCTCGACCACAAGGCCTTTGCCGGGCGCGAGGCTTTCGACGCCGCGCTGGCCGAATGCATCGATGGCTTTGCGCCGGATCTGGTGGTGCTGGCCGGCTTCATGCGTATTCTCAGCGAGGGTTTCGTGCGCCATTACGAAGGCCGGCTGATGAATATCCATCCTTCGCTGCTGCCGTCCTTCCCCGGCCTGCATACGCATCAGCGGGCGCTGGAAGAGGGCG carries:
- the purN gene encoding phosphoribosylglycinamide formyltransferase, with the translated sequence MKNIVILISGRGSNMEALIAARDAGNLPVNIAAVISNRPDAQGLETAKKAGIATHYLDHKAFAGREAFDAALAECIDGFAPDLVVLAGFMRILSEGFVRHYEGRLMNIHPSLLPSFPGLHTHQRALEEGVRIHGCTVHFVTPTLDHGPVIIQAAVPVLDADDEDALAARILVQEHKIYPQAVRWFAEDRLRLENGRVRLSTALAGSGVLISPEIR